From one Candidatus Woesearchaeota archaeon genomic stretch:
- the msrB gene encoding peptide-methionine (R)-S-oxide reductase has translation MSTQHTEEEFKKKLTKEQYAVLREKGTEPPGTSPLLHNKDKGDYKCAACGQTLFKSDAKFDSGTGWPSFDQAIPGAVEYKEDHTFFMKRTEVVCSACGSHLGHVFDDGPKETTGKRYCINGCALAFKKK, from the coding sequence ATGAGTACACAGCACACCGAAGAAGAATTCAAAAAGAAACTCACCAAAGAACAATACGCTGTTCTGAGAGAAAAAGGTACCGAGCCACCAGGCACAAGTCCGCTTCTTCACAATAAAGACAAAGGAGATTACAAGTGTGCTGCTTGCGGACAAACACTCTTCAAGTCCGATGCAAAATTTGATTCAGGGACTGGCTGGCCCAGTTTTGATCAAGCAATCCCTGGAGCAGTTGAGTACAAAGAGGATCATACGTTTTTCATGAAACGAACAGAAGTTGTCTGCTCCGCATGCGGATCGCACTTAGGACATGTCTTTGATGACGGACCCAAAGAGACCACGGGAAAACGATACTGCATAAATGGATGCGCCTTAGCCTTCAAGAAGAAGTGA